The window CGAAGATCAGCGCGGGCTTCGGCTCGCGCGGCTCGGAGGCGGGGGCGTTACTCATGCGTCCAGGGTACGGCCCGCACGACGGCCCTCCACGGCGACAAGCCTCCCGGCGGCGGTCCCCGCGCTTGCGCGCTGGTGATCCCTTCGCAAGAAATTCCCCGCCCCATCTGCTGTGCTTGACCCCATGACGTCCAGTTCGACTCCCGCGCCGGACTCCCCCCGCACACCGGGAAGCCGCCGACCGCTGCGCAGACTCGCGGCCCGTGGCCGTGGCGAGGCGCATCGGGCCGCCACGCCGCTGGAACTCTTCTTCGACCTGTGTTTCGTCGTGGCCATCGCCCAGGCGGGTATGCAGCTGGTGCACGCCGTCGCCGAGGGGCACGCGGGCGAGGGGATCCTCAACTACGCGATGGTGTTCTTCGCCATCTGGTGGGCCTGGATGAACTTCACCTGGTTCGCCTCGGCGTACGACAACGACGACGTGCTCTACCGGGTCGTCACCCTGGTCCAGATCGCCGGTGTGCTGGTCCTGGCGGCCGGGGTCTCCCGGGCGTTCGAGGACCACGAGTTCCTGGCGGTGTTGCTGGGCTACGTGATCATGCGCCTAGCCCTCGTGACGCAGTGGCTGCGGGCGGCCAGGTCGAGCGAGGGCCCGGAGAGGACGATGGCCCTGCGGTACGCCGTCGGCGTGCTGCTGTGCCAGATCGGCTGGCTGGGGCTGGTGGTCCTGCCCGAGGAGGCCAGGCCCTGGGTGTTCCTGGTGATGGCGATCCTGGAGATGTGTGTGCCGCCGTACGCGGAGAAGGACCATCCCACGTCCTGGCATCCGCGCCATATCGCCGAGCGGTACGGGCTGTTCACGATCATCGTGCTCGGCGAGACCATCGCCGCGGCCACGGTCGCCGTGAAGACCGGCATCGACGAGAACGACGCACTCGGCGACCTGCTGCCGATCGCGGCCGGCGGGCTGTTGATCATCTTCGCCGCCTGGTGGATCTACTTCGTGGTGCCGATCCACGGCCACCTGCGCTCCAACAGGCAGGCGTTCCTGTGGGGTTACGGCCACTATCTGGTCTTCGCCTCGGCTGCCGCGATCGGCGCGGGCCTGGAGGTGGCGGTCGAGCAGGTCGTCGGCAAGGCGCACATCTCGACGCTGGCCGCGTCGGCGGCGGTGACCCTGCCGACGGCGCTCTATCTGCTCACCGTCTGGGCGCTGCACTCGCGGTACTTCAAGGTGGGCATCGCCCAGCAGCTGGTGCTGCCGACCACGGCCCTGCTGGTGATCTGCTGCACGTTCCTGGGCGACTGGGCGGTGCTCGCGGCCGGCCTCGTCTCGGCGGGGGCGGTGGCGACCGGGGAGACGCTGACGGCACGCAGGTCGGCCCGGGAGCGCGGGACGGCGGCGCGGGCGCCGGTCGCCTGACCAACCCCGCGTGGCCGGACATCGCGGGACCGCGCCGGGTGCTGGACGAGACTGGCCCCATGACAGTTGACGCTCTGACAGATGTCGCCGGGCTGCGCGTGGGGCACGCGACGCGCAAAGGCGACGGTTGGCTCACCGGCACCACGGTCGTCCTCGCACCCGAGGGCGGGGCCGTCGCAGCCGTGGACGTACGCGGTGGCGGTCCCGGCACCAAGGAGACCGACGCGCTCGATCCGCGCAACCTCGTGCAGAAGGTCGAGGCGATCGTGCTGACCGGCGGCAGCGCGTACGGGCTCGACGCGGCGTCCGGGGTGATGGCCTGGCTGGAGGAGCGGGGGCGCGGGGTGCGCGTGGGGGTGGATCCGGCGCACGTCGTGCCGGTGGTGCCCGCGGCCTGCGTCTTCGATCTGGGCCGGGGCGGCGACTTCCGGGCGAGGCCGGACGCGGACACCGGGCGGGCGGCGGTCGAGGAGGCCGCGGCGAGCGAGGCGGGGGCACCCGTGTCGCAGGGGTGCGTGGGCGCCGGTACGGGGGCGACGGTCGGGTCGGTGAAGGGCGGGGTCGGCACGGCGAGCGTCGTTCTCGACTCGGGGATCACGGTGGCGGCGCTGGTGGTGGCCAACGCGGCGGGGGCGGCGGTGGATCCGGAGACGGGGGTGCTGTACGGGGAGTTGTTCCAGGGGCGCGTGGACTATCCGCAGGAGCAGGTCCATGAGGCCGCGCGGGCGCGGCTCGCCGAGATCGCGGCGAAGAGCGCGCCGCCCCCGCTGAACACCACGCTCGCGGTGGTCGCCACCGACGCGGACCTGTCGAAGGCGCAGGCGCAGAAACTGGCCGGCACGGCGCACGACGGCATCGCGCGCGCCCTGCGGCCGGTGCATCTGCTCAATGACGGGGACACCGTGTTCGCGCTGGCCACCGGGGAGCGGCCGCTGGACGCCGGGCACCCGCTCGCGCTGAACGAGCTTCTCGCGGCGGGCGCGGACGCGGTGACGCGGGCGATCGTGCGTGCCGTGCGCGCGGCCGAGTCGGTGGACGGACCGGGTGGAGTGTGGCCGTCGTACGGGGAGTTGTACGGGGAGCGCTGACGGCAGGGGGCAACACTGAGGGGGTGGCGCCTGCTCCGCGTGGTCGATTGTCGCGGTTGTGTCACGTGATGGCATTCACCGCGAACGGCGGGAACCCGGTCCGGTGACGGTGGCCTCTTCCACCGTGGAACGGAACGGATCCCGCAGATCGTAAGAACTGGAGCAGCTCGTGACAACGCCGGACATAGCAGCGCGGCGCGCACTGGGGGCCTGTGCCGCCCTGATGATCGGCGCCCTGACCCTCACCGCCTGTGGTGGGAGCGCCAACGCCGACAACGACGACAAGGGGGGCAGCGACTCCTCCAAGACGTCCGCCGCGAAGATCGTGATCTCGGCGAAGGACGGCTCGACAGGCGCGTCGATCAACACGACCGGCGTGAAGGTCAGCGACGGCAAGCTGACCGACGTGAAGATGACCGTGGCGGGGACCGGGCAGGCCGTGCCGGGTTCCCTGTCCGCCGACGGGGGCAGCTGGCAGCCGAAGGAGCAGCTGGAACGGGGGACGAAGTATCAGATATCGGCCGCCGCGAAGGACGACGAAGGGCGCACGGCCGCCGCCGACTCCGACTTCACCACGGTCTCTTCGGCCGACAGCTTCATCGGGACGTACACACCCGACGACGGCACCACGGTCGGTGTCGGCATGCCGGTGTCGTTCAACTTCGACAAGGCGATCAGCGACAAGAAGGCCGTGCAGTCGCACATCAAGGTCACCTCCAGCAGCGGGCAGCAGGTCGTCGGGCACTGGTTCGGGACGCAGCGGCTCGACTTCCGGCCCGAGGAGTACTGGAAGGCCGGCTCCAAGGTCACGATGAAGATCGACCTGGACGGCGTCGAGGGCGCGAACGGCATCCGCGGGGTGCAGAAGAAGACGGTCACCTTCACCATCGGCCGCTCGCAGGTGTCCACCGTCGACGTGAACACGCAGACCATGACGGTCGTGCGCGACGGCAAGACCCTCAAGTCCGTGCCGATCTCGGCGGGCAGCTCGGAGTTCTCCACCTACAACGGGCAGATGGTGATCTCCGAGAAGTACAAGAAGCTGCGCATGGACAGCCGCACGGTCAACCTCGCCGACGCGTACGACATCAAGGACGTACCGAACGCGATGCGACTGACGCAGTCGGGGACCTTCCTGCACGGCAACTACTGGTACAACAAGGGCAACCCGCCCTTCGGCAGCCAGGGCACCAGCCACGGCTGCGTCGGCCTGCGGGACATGCAGGGCGGGCAGGGAGACACCCCCGCCAAGTGGTTCTACGACAACTCGATCCTCGGCGACGTGGTGATCGTCAAGAACTCCCCCGACAAGGCCGTCACGCCGGACAACGGGCTCAACGGCTGGAACATGGCGTGGAGCGAATGGGTCGCGGGCAGCGCCGCGTGATCCACTGAAGTACCGTCCGAGCAGGGATTCTTGACAGTTCGTCGGGTCGCGCGGGAACTTCTCGCGCGACCCGTGCGTTTTACCGGACGTACGTTTTCTCGGTTCCCGGACATGATGTCCGCCCGAGGGGCTACGGTATGCACCCACAAGGTGACATGCAGCAACGCCGGGAGAAACCTTGAGCGTTCCGTACGAGACGGCAGCGTACG of the Streptomyces sp. T12 genome contains:
- a CDS encoding Ig-like domain-containing protein, which gives rise to MTTPDIAARRALGACAALMIGALTLTACGGSANADNDDKGGSDSSKTSAAKIVISAKDGSTGASINTTGVKVSDGKLTDVKMTVAGTGQAVPGSLSADGGSWQPKEQLERGTKYQISAAAKDDEGRTAAADSDFTTVSSADSFIGTYTPDDGTTVGVGMPVSFNFDKAISDKKAVQSHIKVTSSSGQQVVGHWFGTQRLDFRPEEYWKAGSKVTMKIDLDGVEGANGIRGVQKKTVTFTIGRSQVSTVDVNTQTMTVVRDGKTLKSVPISAGSSEFSTYNGQMVISEKYKKLRMDSRTVNLADAYDIKDVPNAMRLTQSGTFLHGNYWYNKGNPPFGSQGTSHGCVGLRDMQGGQGDTPAKWFYDNSILGDVVIVKNSPDKAVTPDNGLNGWNMAWSEWVAGSAA
- a CDS encoding low temperature requirement protein A, translating into MTSSSTPAPDSPRTPGSRRPLRRLAARGRGEAHRAATPLELFFDLCFVVAIAQAGMQLVHAVAEGHAGEGILNYAMVFFAIWWAWMNFTWFASAYDNDDVLYRVVTLVQIAGVLVLAAGVSRAFEDHEFLAVLLGYVIMRLALVTQWLRAARSSEGPERTMALRYAVGVLLCQIGWLGLVVLPEEARPWVFLVMAILEMCVPPYAEKDHPTSWHPRHIAERYGLFTIIVLGETIAAATVAVKTGIDENDALGDLLPIAAGGLLIIFAAWWIYFVVPIHGHLRSNRQAFLWGYGHYLVFASAAAIGAGLEVAVEQVVGKAHISTLAASAAVTLPTALYLLTVWALHSRYFKVGIAQQLVLPTTALLVICCTFLGDWAVLAAGLVSAGAVATGETLTARRSARERGTAARAPVA
- a CDS encoding P1 family peptidase; its protein translation is MTVDALTDVAGLRVGHATRKGDGWLTGTTVVLAPEGGAVAAVDVRGGGPGTKETDALDPRNLVQKVEAIVLTGGSAYGLDAASGVMAWLEERGRGVRVGVDPAHVVPVVPAACVFDLGRGGDFRARPDADTGRAAVEEAAASEAGAPVSQGCVGAGTGATVGSVKGGVGTASVVLDSGITVAALVVANAAGAAVDPETGVLYGELFQGRVDYPQEQVHEAARARLAEIAAKSAPPPLNTTLAVVATDADLSKAQAQKLAGTAHDGIARALRPVHLLNDGDTVFALATGERPLDAGHPLALNELLAAGADAVTRAIVRAVRAAESVDGPGGVWPSYGELYGER